In Caldilineales bacterium, one DNA window encodes the following:
- the prfB gene encoding peptide chain release factor 2 (programmed frameshift), with protein MSEVRVQLESLKERLQTIRGVFDWPARLAQLEKLEQQAAAPDLWSDPAAAQATMRQLAALQELVQGWEQLDRGVNEALELLELAEMEEDAEIEAILAEEAARLGAAVDQRELKLALSGPHDDAGAILTLHAGEGGTEAADWTSMLLRMYLRWAERRGFKSTVTDMMPGDEAGIKTATVEIEGAWAYGYLKGEKGNHRLVRISPFDASARRHTSFTKVEVMPILEDDIEIEIRPEEVKMDVFLSGGAGGQNVQKNSTAVRLTHLPTGIVVSCQNERSQLQNRESAMRVLRAKLYEIEQEKREAQEAALRGAYVKAGFGSRIRNYVLQPYQMVKDERTEYETGNTGAVLDGDIDAFIDAWLKLQVSEG; from the exons ATGAGTGAAGTACGAGTGCAACTCGAATCTCTGAAGGAGCGCCTTCAGACAATCAGG GGCGTCTTTGACTGGCCTGCCCGTTTAGCACAGTTGGAGAAGTTGGAGCAGCAGGCGGCGGCGCCTGATCTGTGGTCGGACCCGGCGGCGGCGCAGGCGACGATGCGGCAGTTGGCGGCTCTGCAAGAGTTGGTGCAGGGCTGGGAGCAGCTGGATCGGGGCGTGAACGAGGCGCTGGAGTTGTTGGAGCTGGCGGAGATGGAGGAGGACGCCGAGATCGAGGCGATCCTGGCCGAGGAGGCGGCGCGGTTGGGGGCGGCGGTCGATCAGCGCGAGCTGAAGTTGGCGCTTTCGGGGCCGCACGATGACGCCGGGGCGATCCTGACTTTGCACGCCGGCGAGGGGGGGACGGAGGCGGCGGACTGGACGAGTATGCTGCTGCGGATGTATTTGCGCTGGGCCGAGCGGCGGGGGTTCAAGTCGACGGTGACGGATATGATGCCGGGGGATGAGGCTGGGATCAAGACGGCGACGGTGGAGATCGAGGGGGCGTGGGCTTATGGTTATCTGAAGGGGGAGAAGGGTAATCATCGGCTGGTGCGGATCAGTCCGTTCGATGCCAGCGCCCGGCGGCATACGTCGTTTACGAAGGTGGAGGTGATGCCGATCCTGGAGGATGATATCGAGATCGAGATCCGGCCCGAGGAGGTGAAGATGGATGTGTTTTTGTCGGGCGGGGCGGGCGGGCAGAATGTGCAGAAGAATTCGACGGCGGTGCGGTTGACGCATTTGCCGACGGGGATTGTGGTGAGTTGCCAGAATGAGCGCAGTCAGTTGCAGAATCGGGAGAGTGCGATGCGGGTGCTGCGGGCGAAGTTGTATGAGATCGAGCAGGAGAAGCGGGAGGCGCAGGAGGCGGCGCTGCGGGGGGCGTATGTGAAGGCGGGGTTCGGCAGCCGCATCCGCAATTATGTGTTGCAGCCGTATCAGATGGTGAAGGATGAGCGGACGGAGTATGAGACGGGGAATACGGGGGCAGTGCTGGATGGGGATATCGATGCGTTTATCGATGCCTGGCTGAAGTTGCAGGTGAGTGAGGGGTAG
- a CDS encoding MBL fold metallo-hydrolase, which translates to MVLRERIADHVFVFRSGLYAQVNAGLVTTNEGCIVIDTLPFPQETQEIIDFVHRRLRSRVRFLVLTHSHADHVYGAYLFPEAEVVGHLLCRDLMIKQTRPALIEARQRHAALAEVSLHLPSMLVEKEATLRLGDFTVTLRHSPGHSPDVITVYVKEEKVLFASDTVMPAPYFINGNINDFRRSLREIMELSPVEDVVQGHGDVLLRGEVNTVLQTHLDYLDKVEAHARAVAARGGGKEELETLTLDECGLSRIALNGFVQQMHKANLYFLLGQARKQQRAG; encoded by the coding sequence ATGGTTTTGCGTGAGCGCATCGCCGACCACGTTTTTGTGTTTCGAAGCGGCCTGTATGCCCAGGTGAACGCCGGGCTGGTGACGACGAACGAGGGCTGTATCGTGATCGATACGCTGCCCTTTCCGCAGGAGACGCAGGAGATCATCGATTTCGTGCATCGCCGGCTGCGTTCGCGGGTGCGTTTTCTGGTGCTGACGCATTCGCACGCCGACCATGTCTATGGGGCCTATCTTTTCCCCGAGGCTGAGGTGGTGGGGCATTTGCTGTGTCGCGACCTGATGATCAAGCAGACGCGGCCGGCGTTGATCGAGGCCAGGCAACGGCACGCGGCCCTGGCCGAGGTGTCGCTGCATCTGCCGAGTATGTTGGTGGAGAAGGAGGCGACGCTGCGGCTGGGGGATTTTACGGTGACGCTGCGGCATTCGCCAGGGCATTCGCCGGATGTGATCACGGTCTATGTGAAGGAGGAGAAGGTGCTGTTCGCCAGCGATACGGTGATGCCGGCGCCCTATTTCATCAATGGCAATATCAACGATTTCCGCCGCTCGCTGCGCGAGATCATGGAGTTGTCGCCGGTGGAGGATGTGGTGCAGGGGCACGGTGATGTGTTGCTGCGCGGGGAGGTGAATACCGTCTTGCAGACGCATCTCGATTATCTGGACAAGGTGGAGGCGCACGCGCGGGCGGTGGCGGCGCGGGGCGGGGGCAAGGAGGAGCTGGAGACGTTGACTCTGGATGAGTGCGGGCTGTCCCGCATCGCCCTGAATGGGTTCGTGCAGCAGATGCACAAGGCAAATTTGTATTTTCTTCTCGGCCAGGCGCGCAAGCAGCAGAGGGCCGGGTGA
- the folD gene encoding bifunctional methylenetetrahydrofolate dehydrogenase/methenyltetrahydrofolate cyclohydrolase FolD translates to MTAQIIDGQAIAAQIRGEIKAEVEQMKAAIGKVPGLAAVLVGERKDSQTYVRMKKKACAEVGIASFGYDLPADISQADLKQVVAELNANPDVHGILVQLPLPGHLDEEDILGAVSIEKDVDGFHPLNIGRLSMKRREPLFTPCTPRGCIELITRSGFAIEGKRAVVLGRSNIVGLPAAMLLLHRNATVTICHSRTADLPAVVREAEILIAAVGRAQMVRGDWIKPGAVIIDVGVNAVDDPSDPRGYKLVGDVNFAEAKEVAGAITPVPGGVGPMTIAMLLRNTTDGARRAYGF, encoded by the coding sequence GTGACAGCCCAAATCATCGATGGCCAGGCCATCGCCGCCCAGATTCGGGGCGAAATCAAAGCCGAAGTCGAACAAATGAAGGCCGCCATCGGCAAAGTCCCCGGCCTCGCCGCCGTCTTGGTCGGCGAGCGCAAAGACTCACAAACCTATGTCCGCATGAAGAAAAAGGCCTGCGCCGAGGTCGGCATCGCCTCCTTCGGCTATGACCTGCCCGCCGACATCAGCCAGGCCGACCTGAAACAGGTCGTCGCCGAACTAAACGCCAACCCCGACGTCCACGGCATCCTCGTCCAACTGCCCCTCCCCGGCCACCTGGACGAAGAAGACATCCTCGGCGCCGTCAGCATCGAAAAAGACGTCGACGGCTTCCACCCTCTCAACATCGGCCGCCTGTCGATGAAGCGCCGCGAGCCACTGTTCACCCCCTGCACCCCGCGCGGCTGCATCGAACTGATCACCCGCAGCGGCTTTGCCATCGAGGGCAAGCGCGCCGTCGTCCTCGGCCGCAGCAACATCGTCGGCCTGCCGGCGGCCATGCTCCTCCTCCACCGCAACGCCACCGTCACCATCTGCCACTCGCGCACGGCCGACCTGCCCGCCGTCGTCCGTGAGGCCGAGATCCTGATTGCCGCCGTGGGCCGGGCGCAGATGGTGCGCGGGGACTGGATCAAGCCCGGCGCCGTAATCATCGATGTTGGCGTCAACGCCGTCGATGACCCCAGCGACCCCCGCGGCTACAAACTGGTGGGCGATGTCAACTTCGCGGAAGCCAAAGAAGTGGCCGGGGCCATCACCCCGGTGCCGGGCGGCGTCGGCCCCATGACCATTGCCATGCTCCTGCGCAACACCACCGACGGCGCCCGCCGCGCGTACGGTTTCTGA